A stretch of the Azospirillum brasilense genome encodes the following:
- the glpK gene encoding glycerol kinase GlpK, translating into MSEAGHVLAIDQGTTSTRAIVFDRQGVPAGVARREFAQHYPDDGWVEHDPEDIWRDTVAVMRGAVDEAGLSAADIAAIGITNQRETTVVWDRRTGEPVHRAIVWQDRRTADLCRKLVEEGCGPLVRRKTGLLIDSYFSATKIAWILDHVPGARERAERGELCFGTIDSFLLHRLTGGRVHATDATNASRSMVFDIHRQDWDDELLALFRIPRAMMPEVLDSSAEFGATEPDLLGRAIPITGIAGDQQAATFGQACFEPGMVKSTYGTGCFALLNTGDTPVESRSNMLTTVAYRLDGRTTYALEGSIFIAGAAIKWLRDGLGIITHASQTDDMATRVPDSHGVYLVPAFVGLGAPHWDPEARAAIFGLTLDAGPAHIARAALEAVAFQTRDLRDAMVSDWAASHMATSDALRVDGGMAANDWLCQFLADVLDLPVERPAVIETTALGAAGLAGLKAGVYRDQAALAGAWRCDRRFEPRMDAAKRVRLYDGWLDAVRRVRRER; encoded by the coding sequence ATGTCTGAAGCCGGCCACGTCCTCGCCATCGATCAGGGCACCACCTCCACCCGCGCCATCGTCTTCGACCGGCAGGGCGTTCCCGCCGGGGTGGCCCGGCGCGAGTTCGCGCAGCATTATCCGGACGACGGCTGGGTGGAGCACGATCCGGAGGACATCTGGCGCGACACCGTGGCGGTGATGCGGGGCGCCGTGGACGAGGCCGGGCTGAGCGCCGCGGACATCGCCGCCATCGGCATCACCAACCAGCGCGAAACCACCGTCGTCTGGGACCGCCGCACCGGCGAGCCGGTGCACCGCGCCATCGTCTGGCAGGACCGCCGCACCGCCGACCTTTGCCGCAAGCTGGTCGAGGAGGGCTGCGGGCCGCTGGTGCGGCGCAAGACCGGGCTGCTGATCGACTCCTACTTCTCCGCCACCAAGATCGCCTGGATTCTCGACCATGTCCCCGGCGCGCGGGAGCGGGCGGAGCGGGGCGAGCTGTGCTTCGGCACCATCGACAGCTTCCTGCTGCACCGGCTGACCGGCGGGCGGGTGCACGCCACCGACGCGACCAACGCCTCGCGCAGCATGGTCTTCGACATCCATCGCCAGGACTGGGACGACGAGCTGCTCGCCCTGTTCCGCATCCCCCGCGCCATGATGCCGGAGGTGCTGGACAGCAGCGCCGAGTTCGGCGCGACGGAGCCGGACCTGCTGGGCCGCGCCATCCCGATCACCGGCATCGCCGGCGACCAGCAGGCGGCCACCTTCGGGCAGGCCTGCTTCGAGCCGGGCATGGTGAAGTCCACCTACGGTACCGGCTGCTTCGCCCTGCTGAACACCGGCGACACGCCGGTGGAATCACGCTCCAACATGCTGACCACCGTCGCCTACCGGCTGGACGGGCGGACGACCTACGCGCTGGAGGGCTCCATCTTCATCGCAGGGGCGGCCATCAAGTGGCTGCGCGACGGGCTGGGGATCATCACCCACGCCTCCCAGACCGACGACATGGCGACCCGCGTTCCGGACAGCCACGGCGTCTATCTGGTGCCGGCCTTCGTGGGCCTGGGCGCCCCACACTGGGACCCGGAGGCCCGCGCCGCCATCTTCGGCCTGACGCTGGACGCCGGCCCGGCCCACATCGCCCGCGCGGCGCTGGAGGCGGTCGCCTTCCAAACGCGCGACCTGCGCGACGCCATGGTCTCCGACTGGGCGGCCTCGCACATGGCGACCTCCGACGCGCTGCGGGTGGACGGCGGCATGGCGGCGAACGACTGGCTGTGCCAGTTCCTGGCCGACGTGCTGGACCTGCCGGTGGAACGCCCGGCGGTGATCGAGACGACCGCGCTGGGGGCGGCCGGGCTGGCTGGGCTGAAGGCCGGGGTCTACCGCGATCAGGCGGCGCTGGCCGGCGCCTGGCGCTGCGACCGCCGGTTCGAGCCGCGGATGGACGCGGCCAAGCGCGTCCGCCTGTACGACGGCTGGCTGGACGCCGTGCGCCGCGTGCGCCGCGAACGCTGA
- a CDS encoding ABC transporter substrate-binding protein: MRTLYLASASAAALLLSSAPAFADIEAAKRWIDSEFQPSTLSKEEQLKEMQWFIDAAKPFAGMEINVVSETITTHEYEARTLARAFSEITGIKLRHDLIQEGDVVEKIQTQMQSGKNIYDAWINDSDLIGTHFRYKQAVALSDWMEGEGKDVTSPTLDVNDFIGKSFGTGPDGKLYQLPDQQFANLYWFRYDWFQRPDLKEKFKAKYGYELGVPVNWSAYEDIAEFFTNDVKEIDGVKVYGHMDYGKKDPSLGWRFTDAWLSMAGNGDKGLPNGKPVDEWGIRMEGCSPVGSSVERGGDTNGPAAVYSVTKYVEWLKKYAPPQAAGMTFSESGPVPAQGNVAQQMFWYTAFTADMVKDGLPVVNADGTPKWRMAPSPKGAYWKDGMKLGYQDAGSWTLLKSTPVDRRKAAWLYAQFTMAKSVSLKKSHVGLTFIRESDIWDKSFTERAPKLGGLVEFYRSPARVQWTPTGVNVPDYPKLAQLWWQNIGDASSGAKTPQAAMDALAAAQDSVMERLERSGVQGECGPKLNKKESAEFWFAKAEKDGTTAPQRKLSNEKPKGETVDYDQLIKSWPASPPKKAAMAQ, from the coding sequence ATGCGTACCCTGTATCTCGCCTCCGCATCCGCGGCGGCGCTTCTTCTGTCATCGGCCCCGGCCTTCGCCGACATCGAGGCGGCCAAGCGCTGGATCGACAGCGAGTTCCAGCCTTCGACCCTGTCGAAGGAGGAGCAGCTGAAGGAAATGCAGTGGTTCATCGACGCCGCCAAGCCCTTCGCCGGCATGGAGATCAACGTCGTCTCCGAGACCATCACCACCCATGAGTACGAGGCCCGGACGCTCGCCAGGGCCTTCAGCGAGATCACCGGCATCAAGCTGCGCCACGACCTGATCCAGGAAGGCGACGTGGTGGAGAAAATCCAGACGCAGATGCAGTCCGGCAAGAACATCTACGACGCCTGGATCAACGACAGCGACCTGATCGGCACCCATTTCCGCTACAAGCAGGCCGTGGCGCTCAGCGACTGGATGGAGGGGGAGGGCAAGGACGTCACGTCCCCCACGCTGGACGTGAACGACTTCATCGGCAAATCCTTCGGCACCGGTCCGGACGGCAAGCTCTACCAGCTTCCCGACCAGCAGTTCGCCAACCTCTACTGGTTCCGCTACGACTGGTTCCAGCGCCCGGACCTGAAGGAGAAGTTCAAGGCCAAGTACGGCTACGAGCTGGGCGTCCCGGTCAACTGGTCGGCCTATGAGGACATCGCCGAGTTCTTCACCAACGACGTGAAGGAGATCGACGGCGTCAAGGTCTACGGCCACATGGACTACGGCAAGAAGGACCCGTCGCTGGGCTGGCGCTTCACCGACGCGTGGCTGTCGATGGCCGGCAACGGCGACAAGGGTCTGCCCAACGGCAAGCCGGTGGACGAGTGGGGCATCCGCATGGAGGGCTGTAGCCCGGTCGGCTCCTCCGTCGAGCGGGGCGGCGACACCAACGGCCCGGCCGCCGTCTACTCCGTCACCAAATACGTGGAGTGGCTGAAGAAATACGCGCCGCCGCAGGCCGCTGGCATGACCTTCTCCGAATCCGGCCCGGTGCCGGCCCAGGGCAACGTCGCGCAGCAGATGTTCTGGTACACCGCCTTCACCGCCGACATGGTGAAGGACGGCCTGCCGGTGGTGAACGCCGACGGCACGCCGAAATGGCGCATGGCCCCGTCGCCCAAGGGCGCCTATTGGAAGGACGGCATGAAGCTGGGCTACCAGGACGCCGGGTCGTGGACTCTGCTGAAATCCACCCCGGTGGACCGCCGCAAGGCGGCGTGGCTCTACGCCCAGTTCACCATGGCGAAGTCGGTCAGCCTGAAGAAGAGCCATGTCGGCCTGACCTTCATCCGGGAAAGCGACATCTGGGACAAGAGCTTCACCGAACGCGCGCCGAAGCTGGGCGGGCTGGTCGAGTTCTACCGCTCCCCCGCGCGCGTGCAGTGGACGCCGACCGGCGTGAACGTGCCGGATTACCCGAAGCTGGCGCAGCTCTGGTGGCAGAACATCGGCGATGCCTCCTCCGGCGCCAAGACGCCGCAGGCGGCCATGGACGCGCTGGCCGCGGCCCAGGACTCGGTGATGGAGCGGCTGGAGCGGTCGGGCGTTCAGGGCGAATGCGGGCCGAAGCTGAACAAGAAGGAGTCGGCGGAGTTCTGGTTCGCCAAGGCCGAGAAGGACGGCACCACCGCGCCGCAGCGCAAGCTGTCCAACGAGAAGCCCAAGGGCGAGACGGTGGACTACGACCAGCTCATCAAGTCCTGGCCGGCCTCGCCGCCGAAGAAGGCCGCGATGGCGCAGTGA
- a CDS encoding DUF2160 domain-containing protein, with amino-acid sequence MDTVTEHLAWMAWTWQTGAFFAVIAGLLTLLTVLALNRPEVARPGVLGITTTRGDRLFITLLGSAFIHLAWLGLVGGEVHYATALSLLYAAAVFRWV; translated from the coding sequence ATGGACACCGTCACCGAACACCTCGCCTGGATGGCCTGGACCTGGCAGACCGGCGCCTTCTTCGCCGTCATCGCCGGGCTGCTGACCCTGCTGACCGTCCTGGCGCTCAACCGGCCGGAGGTGGCGCGCCCCGGCGTGCTGGGCATCACCACGACGCGCGGCGACCGGCTGTTCATCACGCTGCTCGGCAGCGCCTTCATCCACCTCGCCTGGCTGGGGCTGGTGGGCGGGGAGGTGCACTACGCGACGGCACTTTCGCTTCTTTACGCCGCGGCGGTCTTCCGCTGGGTGTGA
- a CDS encoding carbohydrate ABC transporter permease, with amino-acid sequence MLRARIVLTLYILFLMLPIYWLVNMSLKTNTEIVSGLTLWPHTLTFENYRRIFTDSSWYSGYLNSLQYVALNTVLSIALALPAAYAFSRYRFVGDKHLFFWLLSNRMAPAAVFALPFFNLYSAIGLFDTPLAVALAHCLFNVPLAVWILEGFMSGVPREIDETAYLDGYSFPRFFVKIFMPLVASGIGVTAFFCFMFSWVELLLARTLTSVDAKPIAATMTRTVSASGMDWGLLAAAGVLTILPGALVIWFVRNYIAKGFALGRV; translated from the coding sequence ATGCTGCGCGCACGGATCGTCCTCACGCTCTACATCCTGTTCCTGATGCTGCCGATCTACTGGCTCGTGAACATGAGCCTGAAGACGAACACCGAGATCGTCAGCGGCCTGACGCTGTGGCCCCACACCCTGACCTTCGAGAATTACCGACGCATCTTCACCGACTCGTCCTGGTATTCGGGCTATCTGAACTCGCTGCAGTATGTGGCGCTGAACACGGTGCTGTCGATCGCGCTGGCCCTGCCGGCGGCCTACGCCTTTTCGCGCTACCGCTTCGTCGGCGACAAGCATCTGTTCTTCTGGCTGCTGTCCAACCGCATGGCCCCGGCGGCGGTCTTCGCGCTGCCCTTCTTCAACCTCTATTCCGCCATCGGGCTGTTCGACACGCCGCTGGCCGTGGCGCTGGCCCACTGCCTGTTCAACGTGCCGCTGGCGGTGTGGATCCTGGAGGGCTTCATGTCGGGGGTACCGCGGGAGATCGACGAAACCGCCTATCTCGATGGCTACAGCTTTCCGCGTTTCTTCGTGAAGATCTTCATGCCGCTGGTGGCCAGCGGGATCGGCGTCACCGCCTTCTTCTGCTTCATGTTCAGCTGGGTCGAGCTGCTGCTGGCGCGCACGCTGACCTCGGTGGACGCCAAGCCCATCGCGGCGACGATGACGCGCACCGTCTCGGCCTCCGGCATGGATTGGGGGCTGCTGGCGGCGGCGGGGGTGCTGACCATCCTGCCCGGCGCGCTGGTGATCTGGTTCGTGCGCAACTACATCGCCAAGGGCTTCGCCCTGGGCCGCGTCTGA
- a CDS encoding carbohydrate ABC transporter permease, whose protein sequence is MDKPVNQGAWLLVLPVLLIVAFSAILPLMTVVNYSVQDTFGNNQFFWNGIGWYQELLDPSTDLGGRFFDALWRNLLFSLLILLIEVPLGIAVALSMPRHGWRVAATLVVLALPLLIPWNVVGTIWQIFAREDIGLLGWAVNRLGIPYNYTADPLSAWVTIVVMDVWHWTSLVALLCYAGLRSIPDAFYQAARIDGASRWAVFRNIQLPKMHRVLLIAVLLRFMDSFMIYTEPFVVTGGGPGNSTTFVSIDLVKLALGQFDLGKAAALSIVYNLIILAVCWVFYTVMTRMDAQRN, encoded by the coding sequence ATGGACAAACCCGTCAACCAGGGGGCATGGCTGCTGGTCCTGCCGGTTCTGCTGATCGTTGCCTTCTCGGCCATCCTGCCGCTGATGACGGTGGTCAACTACTCGGTGCAGGACACCTTCGGGAACAACCAGTTCTTCTGGAACGGCATCGGCTGGTACCAGGAGCTTCTCGACCCCTCCACCGACCTCGGCGGGCGCTTCTTCGACGCGCTGTGGCGCAACCTGCTGTTCTCGCTGCTGATCCTGCTGATCGAGGTGCCGCTGGGCATCGCCGTGGCGCTGAGCATGCCGCGCCACGGCTGGCGGGTGGCGGCGACGCTGGTGGTGTTGGCTCTGCCGCTGCTGATCCCGTGGAACGTCGTCGGCACCATCTGGCAGATCTTCGCCCGCGAGGACATCGGCCTGCTGGGCTGGGCGGTCAACCGGCTGGGCATCCCCTACAACTACACGGCGGACCCGCTGTCGGCCTGGGTGACCATCGTGGTGATGGACGTCTGGCACTGGACCTCGCTGGTCGCACTGCTCTGCTACGCCGGCCTGCGCTCCATTCCCGACGCCTTCTACCAGGCGGCCCGGATCGACGGCGCCTCGCGCTGGGCGGTGTTCCGCAACATCCAATTGCCGAAGATGCATCGGGTGCTGCTGATCGCCGTTCTGCTGCGCTTCATGGACAGCTTCATGATCTACACCGAGCCCTTCGTGGTGACCGGCGGCGGCCCCGGCAACTCGACCACCTTCGTGTCGATCGACCTCGTCAAGCTGGCGCTGGGGCAGTTCGACTTGGGCAAGGCCGCGGCCCTGTCCATCGTCTACAACCTGATCATCCTGGCGGTCTGCTGGGTCTTCTACACGGTCATGACGCGCATGGACGCGCAACGGAACTAG
- a CDS encoding ABC transporter ATP-binding protein: MARIDLQSLGHSYTPNPKSDDDYALKPMTHVWEQGGAYALLGPSGCGKTTLLNIISGLLTPSEGRVLFDGKDVTALPTEARNIAQVFQFPVVYDTMTVYENLAFPLRNRGLRGAPLDARVREIAGLLDLTADLNRRGRNLTADAKQKISLGRGLVRPDVAAILFDEPLTVIDPHLKWELRSKLKALHRALDLTMIYVTHDQTEALTFADRVVVMHDGRVVQVGRPQELFERPAHVFVGHFIGSPGMNVLPAEVSGRAARVGGHVIALRRDYPTLNGGAKIEIGVRPEFATLAPAGAGGVPVRVRRLDDLGRTRIARVELSGLPMAATVPEDLTLAGDEASLLLDPAMVHVYADGTLVEGEAA, translated from the coding sequence ATGGCGCGCATCGACCTTCAATCCCTCGGCCACAGCTACACCCCCAATCCGAAAAGCGACGACGACTACGCGCTGAAGCCGATGACCCATGTGTGGGAGCAGGGCGGCGCCTACGCGCTGCTCGGGCCGTCGGGCTGCGGCAAGACCACGCTGCTGAACATCATCTCCGGCCTGCTGACCCCCAGCGAGGGGCGGGTGCTGTTCGACGGCAAGGACGTGACGGCGCTGCCGACCGAGGCGCGCAACATTGCCCAGGTTTTCCAGTTCCCCGTCGTCTACGACACCATGACGGTCTACGAGAACCTCGCCTTTCCGCTGCGCAACCGCGGCCTGCGCGGGGCGCCGCTCGACGCGCGGGTGCGCGAGATCGCCGGGCTGCTCGACCTGACGGCGGACCTGAACCGGCGCGGGCGGAACCTGACCGCCGACGCCAAGCAGAAGATCTCGCTGGGGCGCGGGCTGGTGCGTCCGGACGTGGCGGCCATCCTGTTCGACGAGCCGCTGACCGTCATCGACCCGCATCTGAAATGGGAGCTGCGGTCGAAGCTGAAGGCGCTGCACCGCGCGCTCGACCTGACGATGATCTACGTGACCCACGACCAGACGGAGGCGCTGACCTTCGCCGACAGGGTGGTGGTGATGCATGACGGGCGCGTCGTCCAGGTCGGCCGCCCGCAGGAGCTGTTCGAGCGGCCCGCCCACGTCTTCGTCGGCCATTTCATCGGGTCGCCGGGCATGAATGTCCTGCCGGCGGAGGTGTCGGGCCGCGCCGCGCGGGTCGGCGGGCACGTCATCGCGCTGCGCCGCGACTATCCGACGCTCAATGGCGGAGCGAAAATCGAAATCGGCGTGCGGCCGGAGTTCGCCACGCTGGCTCCCGCCGGGGCCGGCGGCGTGCCGGTGCGGGTGCGCCGGCTGGACGATCTGGGGCGCACGCGCATCGCGCGGGTGGAGCTGTCGGGCCTGCCGATGGCGGCGACGGTGCCGGAGGATCTGACGCTGGCGGGGGACGAGGCGTCGCTGCTGCTCGACCCCGCCATGGTGCATGTCTACGCGGACGGAACGCTCGTGGAAGGGGAGGCGGCGTGA
- a CDS encoding ABC transporter ATP-binding protein produces the protein MGLVLDKVSRHVGGHVHLENVSLSLERGSLNVLLGPTLSGKTSLMRLMAGLDVPSAGRVLVDGVDVTGRHVRERSVAMVYQQFINYPSLTVYENIASPLRVARRPKDEIDRKVREAARLLKLEPYLQRTPQQLSGGQQQRTAIARALVKEAQLVLLDEPLANLDYKLREELREELPKIFAATGAVFVYATTEPAEALLLRGNTATLWEGRLAQFGRTPDVYRRPANLTSARVFSDPPLNTMRVHKRGLQIVLATGEHGPARGVLAELPDDDYTIGFRADHLHLTRPHADAMSLSGAVAVSEITGSESFVHIDLPRTDGGTDRWVAVTRGVLEVEPGERIECFIDPRRLFVFGHDGRLAAAPPLVMAA, from the coding sequence GTGGGCTTGGTTCTGGACAAGGTCAGCAGGCACGTCGGCGGCCACGTTCACCTCGAAAACGTGTCGCTGAGCCTGGAGCGCGGGTCGCTGAACGTTCTGCTGGGGCCGACCCTGTCGGGCAAGACGTCGCTGATGCGGCTGATGGCCGGGCTGGACGTGCCCAGCGCTGGGCGCGTGCTGGTGGACGGTGTGGACGTGACGGGGCGGCACGTCCGCGAACGCTCCGTCGCCATGGTCTACCAGCAATTCATCAACTACCCCTCCCTGACCGTCTACGAGAACATCGCCTCCCCCCTGCGGGTCGCCCGCCGGCCCAAGGACGAAATCGACCGCAAGGTGCGGGAGGCCGCCCGCCTGCTGAAGCTGGAGCCCTACCTGCAGCGCACGCCGCAGCAGCTCTCCGGCGGCCAGCAGCAGCGCACCGCCATCGCCCGCGCCCTGGTGAAGGAGGCGCAGCTCGTCCTGCTCGACGAGCCGCTGGCCAACCTGGACTACAAGCTGCGCGAGGAATTGCGGGAGGAGCTGCCGAAGATCTTCGCCGCGACCGGCGCGGTCTTCGTCTACGCGACGACCGAGCCGGCGGAGGCGCTGCTGCTCCGCGGCAACACGGCGACTTTGTGGGAAGGGCGGCTGGCGCAGTTCGGGCGCACCCCGGACGTCTACCGCCGCCCGGCCAACCTGACCAGCGCGCGCGTGTTCTCCGACCCGCCGCTCAACACCATGCGGGTGCACAAGCGCGGCCTGCAGATCGTGCTGGCGACCGGTGAGCACGGGCCGGCGCGCGGCGTCCTGGCGGAGTTGCCGGACGACGACTACACCATCGGCTTTCGCGCCGACCACCTGCACCTGACGCGGCCCCATGCCGACGCGATGTCCCTGAGCGGTGCCGTGGCGGTCAGCGAGATCACCGGTTCGGAGAGTTTCGTCCACATCGACCTGCCGCGCACGGATGGAGGAACCGACCGCTGGGTCGCCGTCACCCGCGGCGTGCTGGAGGTCGAGCCGGGCGAGCGGATCGAGTGCTTCATCGACCCGCGGCGGCTGTTCGTGTTCGGCCATGACGGGCGGCTGGCCGCGGCGCCGCCGCTGGTCATGGCGGCGTGA
- the glpD gene encoding glycerol-3-phosphate dehydrogenase gives MAGVYDLAIVGGGINGSGIARDAAGRGCSVYLCEQKDLASGTSSASTKLIHGGLRYLEYYEFRLVREALREREVLWRMAPHIIWPLRFVLPHLPGLRPSWFLRLGLFLYDHLGGRERLPGTRGLDLRSDPAGKPLKPGFGRAFEYSDCWVDDARLVVLNAQDAARMGATIRTRTRFLNAVREDGLWTVTVEDARSGQRSSIRARALVNAAGPWVSEVMRQGARSTVDARIRLVQGSHIVVPKLFDHDRCYIFQNADKRIVFAIPYERDFTLIGTTDNDYQGDPADARASEAEIAYLCAAAGDYFAKPVTPADVVWTYSGVRPLYDDGASTAQAATRDYVLALDAPGDGKAALLNIFGGKITTYRRLADAAIAKLAPFLPKLAPGASDWSSAGTLPGGDFPVDGVAALAAELRGRAPFLTQPHLERLVRTYGTRARRILDSAARPEDLGRDFGGTLTEAEVRYLMTEEWAETAEDVLWRRTKLGLRLDTAQAQALDAFMTEERSRRERASDAAE, from the coding sequence ATGGCCGGGGTCTACGACCTTGCCATCGTCGGCGGCGGCATCAACGGCTCCGGCATCGCGCGCGATGCCGCGGGGCGGGGCTGCTCCGTCTATCTGTGCGAACAGAAGGATCTGGCGTCGGGCACGTCCTCGGCCTCGACCAAGCTGATCCACGGCGGCCTGCGCTACCTGGAATATTACGAGTTCCGGCTGGTCCGCGAGGCGCTGCGCGAGCGCGAGGTGCTGTGGCGCATGGCGCCGCACATCATCTGGCCGCTGCGCTTCGTCCTGCCCCACCTGCCCGGCCTGCGGCCCTCCTGGTTCCTGCGGCTGGGCCTGTTCCTCTATGACCATCTCGGCGGGCGGGAGAGGCTGCCGGGCACGCGCGGGCTCGATCTGCGCAGCGATCCGGCGGGAAAGCCGCTGAAGCCGGGTTTCGGTCGCGCTTTCGAATATTCGGATTGCTGGGTCGACGACGCGCGTCTGGTGGTCCTGAACGCACAGGACGCCGCCCGCATGGGCGCGACGATCCGCACCCGCACCCGTTTCCTGAACGCCGTCCGCGAGGACGGGCTGTGGACCGTGACGGTCGAGGACGCGCGCAGCGGCCAGCGCAGCAGCATCCGCGCCCGCGCGCTGGTCAACGCCGCCGGCCCCTGGGTGTCGGAGGTGATGCGGCAGGGCGCGCGGTCCACGGTGGACGCGCGCATCCGTCTGGTCCAGGGCTCGCACATCGTGGTGCCGAAGCTGTTCGACCACGACCGCTGCTACATCTTCCAGAACGCCGACAAGCGGATCGTCTTCGCCATCCCCTACGAGCGCGACTTCACCCTGATCGGCACCACCGACAACGACTACCAGGGCGATCCGGCGGACGCCCGGGCGTCGGAGGCGGAGATCGCCTATCTCTGCGCCGCCGCCGGGGACTATTTCGCCAAGCCGGTGACGCCCGCCGACGTGGTGTGGACCTATTCCGGCGTCCGCCCGCTCTATGACGACGGCGCCTCGACGGCGCAGGCGGCGACCCGCGACTATGTGCTGGCGCTCGACGCGCCGGGCGACGGCAAGGCGGCGCTGCTCAACATCTTCGGCGGCAAGATCACCACCTACCGCCGTCTGGCCGACGCGGCCATCGCCAAGCTGGCGCCGTTCCTGCCGAAGCTCGCCCCAGGCGCCTCGGACTGGAGCAGCGCCGGGACCCTGCCGGGCGGCGATTTCCCGGTGGACGGCGTCGCGGCACTGGCCGCCGAACTGCGCGGGCGGGCGCCCTTCCTGACGCAGCCGCATCTGGAGCGGCTGGTGCGCACCTACGGCACCCGCGCCCGTCGGATTCTCGACAGCGCTGCGCGGCCGGAGGATCTGGGCCGCGATTTCGGCGGCACCCTGACCGAGGCCGAGGTCCGCTATCTGATGACGGAGGAATGGGCGGAGACCGCCGAGGACGTGCTGTGGCGCCGGACCAAGCTGGGGCTGCGGCTGGACACCGCCCAGGCGCAGGCGCTCGACGCCTTCATGACGGAGGAGCGCAGCCGGAGGGAGAGGGCATCCGACGCTGCCGAATAG
- a CDS encoding DedA family protein, protein MFEWITDLVESGGYAGIALLMLLENVFPPIPSELIMPLAGFVAARGDLSLPLVVLAGTAGSVAGALFWYYAGLWLGSERLKRLAARHGRWLTVAPAQVDEATGWFRRHSGASVLIGRLIPAVRTLISVPAGIAGMGLARFMVFSTIGTALWSLVLAGAGYLLEGQYDKVSGWMDPVAKLVIAAIAAWYAYRVATFRPQEQN, encoded by the coding sequence GTGTTCGAGTGGATCACTGACTTGGTCGAAAGCGGCGGCTACGCCGGCATTGCGCTTCTGATGCTGCTGGAGAACGTCTTTCCGCCCATCCCATCGGAACTCATCATGCCGTTGGCCGGATTCGTCGCCGCACGCGGGGATCTCAGCCTGCCGCTGGTGGTTCTGGCGGGCACCGCGGGTTCGGTGGCGGGCGCGCTGTTCTGGTATTACGCCGGGCTGTGGCTGGGCAGCGAACGGCTGAAGCGGCTGGCCGCCCGGCATGGCCGCTGGCTGACGGTGGCGCCCGCGCAGGTTGACGAGGCGACGGGCTGGTTCCGCCGGCACAGCGGGGCGTCGGTGCTGATCGGGCGCCTGATCCCGGCGGTGCGGACGCTGATCTCCGTTCCCGCCGGGATCGCCGGGATGGGTCTGGCCCGCTTCATGGTCTTCTCGACCATCGGAACGGCGCTGTGGTCGCTGGTCCTCGCCGGCGCCGGCTATCTGCTGGAGGGCCAGTACGACAAGGTGTCGGGCTGGATGGACCCGGTGGCCAAGCTGGTCATCGCCGCCATCGCCGCCTGGTACGCCTATCGCGTCGCCACCTTCCGCCCGCAGGAGCAGAACTGA
- a CDS encoding DUF3008 family protein, which produces MSKAESKKQQMAAGAALAAKRGEQPESSLRGASKEMAKSMSEKELQEMASAKRKDLPTRSSKDEAKD; this is translated from the coding sequence ATGAGCAAGGCGGAGTCCAAGAAGCAGCAGATGGCCGCGGGCGCGGCGCTGGCGGCCAAGCGCGGGGAGCAGCCGGAATCCAGTCTGCGCGGGGCCTCGAAGGAGATGGCGAAGTCAATGAGTGAAAAGGAACTGCAGGAGATGGCATCCGCAAAACGGAAGGACTTGCCCACCCGCAGTTCGAAAGATGAAGCGAAGGATTGA